Part of the Augochlora pura isolate Apur16 chromosome 10, APUR_v2.2.1, whole genome shotgun sequence genome, TCGAGCGTTTGGGACATGGAATGTAATTTACTTTGATTTCATTCTGCCCCGGCACGATTTGGCCCCCCGGCTCTTGAATACGTCTTGATTATCCCACGCGGATTACCAACTTTGTTCACCGACGCGACAAACTCTATTTAAACGCGCCGCGTGGCGCACCCCTTCCTCCCTCCGCGCGGCGACACGTCGTCGATCTTCGACGGCCGAGCGGATTTATTTGGTCATCGATAAACTACAGACCGATTCTTCCGAGCTCCGAATCGTGGTACGCGCGatgtcgcgtcgtcgtcgtcgtcgtcggggaTAGTAGAAATAATCGAGTGCGCCGCTACTCGGTAAAGCGAAAACAAGTGCTCGGGATTAATCGGGCGCGACGGTTGATTGCAGACGGCGCTGAGCAACCTGGAAGAGATGCAGCAGAACATGGTCTACCGTAACAACGACAGGAGCAAAAACATGGGGGTAGGGCCGATGCGGGCGCGTCCGATGGAGAAAAGGCACGATACCTCGCCGTACAGCGGCGTCTCCTATCTGTCTCCACCCACGCCGGACACCACCTGGAGGAGAACGTATTCGGACTCGGCTCTGCACCAGAGCGCGAACGAAGCCTGCCAATCGACTACCACCATCTCTCATCGACGAGGTAACGATCTTGATTTTGCTAAAGGTCCATCGTCCAGGGTCGAAGGTTGAATTTTGAGGTTCGCGCGTCTCTCTCCCGCATCGTCTAGCCGCGTTCGCGATGGCACGAACGGTCAACGCAGCGCCGCTGAAAGCATTTGAGAGACGATGAGCGTAGATCGTTTGATCGCGATTCAGACGTTGCGAATATTTTGCATCGGTCGGTAAGATTCCTCGAGTCGTTCTTTTTACAAGCGACAATTTATTCTAACGAGCGACGGCCGTTTAAAAATGCGCAACGCTGGCGGTAAAGTGCGCAATCGGACGGCCGCTTGTTAATTTCAcgccgacgcgacgagacgagAAACGAGCACCGTCTACGAGCCAACAAGCCGACGAACGGTCAATCTGCCGGAGACTCTAGCCGCTATCTGTTGTAATTTAACTCGTTCGagcggtctctctctctctctcgctctctcgctctcgctctcgctctcgttctCGCTCTCGTTCCCCATTTCCACCCGTCGAAAGACGGTGGCAAATAATCAATTTCGCACGCTTCCCCAGCCTTCGCGTTCCCGTTTCCGTCCCCATTTTCGTTTTGGCTTGCAGAGAAACCGGGATACCGAGCTGGCTCGACGTATCTCATCTTTTCCGTCGAAATCGCTCGTCTCCTCCGTGTCGCTTTCCAAAGTGGGAGCTAACGCGACCGACAATAATGTTCCACGGTTAATTTGGAACGTAATCTTGCCATCGATGCATCTGTCTCCGGAAAAATTGAAGCGTTGTCGAACGCCGTCGAATATCGTTTCTACGAATGCCATCGTGTTTGGTAATTTTCCTCGTCCCTGATCGAAAGCTGTTGCAACCCGTTGTCTGCGTCTTACGATTTGCCGGAATCGCAGAAAACTATGCGATTTGGTAAGGGTCGTCGGCCCCGATTAGTCGGGTTTTCCGATTCCAGTTGCTCGACTCTCAGAACGCTCGGGACGCAGCGCTCGCGCCGCCGATGATTCCCTCTTAATCTGGACACCGGCCGGCGACACGAGGGGATCCGAACCGAAACGTTATACCCGCGCAGCAACGTAACCAAGTAGCGTTACACGGTGTTGCGTTGCCGTCGCGAAATCGGACGCCCCGACTCGGCTTATATGCTCGTCGTCCGCGACTCGCCGCGTCTCGCTGCCTCAATAAATTGCGTCCGAGAACGCGAGACTGTCGCGGAACGATGCCCCGCCTCGAAATTCGATCCGTTCGAGACCGTGTAAAATCACCGAAAACGGTGATCGAATGTTGTTTGCTCGCCTCGCCGAATAGAGATAACAATCGACGGGTAACAACGATGTTTCGTGAAAGTTGGCCGACCATTGGACGTGACCGACGGAATGGTCCAGAACGAATCGGAATGATTATTACTCAGTCTTTACGGTGTCGTTTGTTGCTTCGTTTGCTACACAGATCAGCACGCGATGAGCGGATCCGGAAGCGACAACCCAGACTTGCACCACGGATTCATGCAGCGTCCGAGATCGTCCTGCGAGATGCCCAGAGTCCCCGGGATCAAGTGAGTTCACCATTTTCGCCTGGATAAAACAATTAGCTGAAACTCGAGATGCTCCCCTCCACCGTCTTCTCTCGTATCCGATAGTGCTACTCGTCCCATCGTCGCGAGTCTTCGTGTATTATTACGCATTATTTAGGCGCCCGGTTAGAATGAACGCTGTCCGGCCTCCGTCCTCCGTCCACTGTCCACTGTCCACTGTCCTCTGTCCTCTGTCCTCTGTCCTCTGTCCTCTGTCCTCTGTCCTCTGTCCTCTGCGGTTCCCGCAGGCCGTAGCCGCAAACGATCGTTAAACTCTGTCGAATCGCGTATTTCTGTCTCTGGAAAACGTAATCGTTCGTCGCTGCACCGCATAATCGTTTACGCAGGTATTCGTCGACTGATCCGGTAGAGTCCTCTTCGACCCTTTTAGCGACGATCGAAACAGTTGCGTTTTCTCGtgtaaaaattcaaagttgaCCGACGTAGTTTGCCATAGTTACAGTTTCCGAGAGAAGCGATCGGAGTTGCTTTCGTAGGATAATTTGACGCAGTTAATTGTTCGGAATGTTTTGCCTCTATATCGTACGACGAGTGATCGAACCGTTGATCGGATTCCTCGTTTTGTCTGCAGCATATACCCGAGTTCTCAGCCACCTGGACAGCAAATCCCCATAGGAAACAACACGGGATCGTTGCCGGACTTGAGCAATGTCAACTTTACGTCGCCTCTTCACACCCCGTTGGACCAGGAGGATCATTCGAGCAATACGCCGTTTAGTAACGTGAGTCTGGCCGATCGTGCCTTGACACCCCcccgccacccccccccccccccccccccccccctcctacCGCATCTCAACAATTTGGTAACGCTTGTTAGGCTGCCGCGCATAGAATATTGGAAACTGTTAAAATTGCGCAAGTTGGATGAGATAGATCCAAACACTCTGTACGCGTCAACTCGACGTATAGGTTGTTGCGACGAGGTGCATGATTCTCGACGCCTCGCGTTCGTCTTTGCTTTCGCCTTTCTGATTCGCGCGTTTCTTTTAAGCGATCGAGACGCGCGAGGAAGCTCCTGTTACGATCCTgtacgcgccgcgcggaaaagtATTTCTCAGCTCGCAGGCTGACCGAGCGATGATTCATAGGAAACTCCGGGATATTTAGGTTGCCAACGATTCGAAAGTACGGCAACGATCGATGCTTTTTTTTCACTTCTAGCATAAATACCTCGGACAATGAATCATTGGTTTCATATACCGGGTTGATGTCGACTTCGAATCTCAAATCTCGAAAAGTAGAGTCAAAGGATTTCCGAACTCGTTTTGACGCGACTTCGCCGCGCCTCGTCTTGTCTCgcttgttaattaatttgcgtCGCGAGACACATCGAGACGACGCAACGACCTTGTCATCGATCGTTTTATATGGCAGACGATTCCGAGTTTTAACAATTCAACggtttctcgatttttcccCGATCGCGTGGTTTCAACGATTTTGTTCTGTTAagaattctctctctctctctctctctctctctctctctctctctctctctctctttatcggagaagaaagaaacattGAATCGCTGATCGACTGATAGAAGTTGTCGTGTCAAATTAGCAAGAGTCTCGACGATATCTCTCCGATTATACGATTATCGGAACTAGACCTAGACTAGACGGTAAAAGGAACAGGTGAACGGTGCCTGGCAAGTGCCGAGGAGCAAACTCGAAATTcctgaaattgatattttcttttggtCGAGTCACGGCGGATCGATGAAGGACACCGCGTCGCGAGTTGAGTCGAATtaagccgagccgagccgagtcgagtcgagctCGGCACGCGTAAAAATATGCGATATCCGCGCGCGTCGATATCGATGATCGCGATCGTGCGATCGAGCGCTCGCCGCGTCAATTCCTGCGCGGCGTCTCTGTCCGTTTTGTATCGCCCAACCGATCGATCATTCGGTATCTTTATCTCTGTTTTCGTTTTTGTCGGTTTTCGCCGATCTCCTCTCGTTTCCCCAAATCTCGGTCAACGTTTCCGATCCGCGTAGACGGCGACGCAAAAAGGGTAGACGGGGTACGGATCCGTCGTCGACCAGCTCGACTCGAGCCTGTTGGCTATCCTTTTCGCGGAACCGAAACTCGAGCATCGGCCGCGTATACGACCTTGCGATCCCGGTACCAGTGTCGGGTTTGCGCGTCGTTCGAGACTGCCGATGCACCCGCAGCCAACGTacgcaacgcgacgcgacgcgacgcgaagtCTACTACGGCTTTCCTTCGCCAACGACAAGTTGTTTCGACGATTCTCGATGGAAGATTTTATTCCGATAGCGAGCTGCGAAAGTAACGCTGGCACGATAGCGCACGCGTTCGGATCGAATGGGTCCAACGATGCGCAACGATCGAAGAGGAACGACAACTCTGTCAAGAAAAAAGAACGTAAAATGCTTGGCAACGGATTTCCGGTAATTTGGTAAAGCGTAGGGGATAATCTATGCGAAAAGATTGGCGGCGGAAGAATAGCTTCAGTTTCTTTCTCCATCCTCTTTGAACCGACCACGTGCCTTCCATGCTCCCTGCGTGCTCTCGCCCCCTCCCTTCCCCTCCCTCTCCTTTCCTATTACCGAACCCGTATATGCACGATACGTGTATTGCTTTAGCGGCCAcattttactttcgtttcattttttttttttattttgccttTGTTGTAGCGTTTTGTTTTGTGTTTGTTATTTTGCAGAACCATTTATCAGTGCCCGTTAACTCTAGATTTCTTCACAAGTGTAAGGTTAGTAGCGACGtgcgaacatttttatttttctcgcgacCGTGCCTCGTATTTCTCTTTGTTTCGATCCGACGCGACGGAGCGACTCACCAGAACCGAGAAAGCCTCGCGCGATAGAAAATGTTCTGTGGACCCGTTCTGTAACATCCGACCGAATTCCGAACGGATAACAAATCTCGATCGCAATTCGCAAATCCAGAAATTGTAGCAGAATCTTTCCTCGGAGTTTCCCGCGTCTTGCTGCGCGCGTTGTTGCcggttttttattttctttgaacTCCGTATTCGTTCCACTAGTCGTTTTCTCCGCTCTAACCGTCCCGTCGTTTCGCTCATTATACGTCGCATAGCGAGCATCACGGTTTAGCACGGTGCGAGACGCGGTTCAAACGATCGATCGCGTTAGGTACGAACGGGCCGGACAGACTCGATTCGATTTTCCGAACAGATTTTCATCGGATGAAAAGTCGCGTTCGACTTGGCTTTCGGCGAATCTCGGCGAAATTATCCGGAAAAGTTTGTTTCCGAGCGAAACGAGGGAAGAAAAATGCCGGTTTTCGAAAGGTGTGGGAAGACCATCTTCCTCCGAAGGTCTCTCTTCCGGTACCGGTGATCCGGTTTCCGACGTAGATTCGTCGGTCTCGCCTCTCGACCGTGGTAAACCGTTTCCGTGACTTGGAGTGTTTCAAATCAGCGTTCGAGATCGATTCGCGCGAGCTCGTTTCGCGGCTTGGCGTATCTCATTCGAGCTGGTTACGCGAACaaatcgaaagaaagaaagaaagaaagaaagaaagaaagaaagaaagcaaccaacgaaaaggaaagaaaagaaagaaaagaaaagagaagccGCGACCGACAAACCGGTGGCGACCGATCGTTAATAGAGATGGCTGTGAACAGGGTGTGGCGCTGGAAAACAGCACAAGTACTTCGCAACAAGATCCTCAGAGCTATTCGCAACAACCGGtgccaccaccgccgccgacgGCAACGTCCCACAGTCCGGCGGGCCACTACATTTATCAGCAACCGCACAGTCCCGTGCCACCACAAAGTCCAGTTAGTATCGCGGCCATAATTTTTTGCGTTTCCTTTATCGCGTCTCTCAATTTTGAGCGATCGCGTCGAATGatctaaaaaatttgattttgcgCAGAAGTCGTCGCAGTcacagcaacagcagcacAACTTGGGTTCGTACAGGTCCTCGCAGCAGGTGAACAGGCCGTCGCCGCAATCGTCGCCCAGTTTAACGGTTCAGGTGAGCATCGGAGAGGAGAGCCCCCTTCGATCTCGATCGTCGCGGGCGCGTTTCGAGACGCAAAGTCGCGCGACGAAGACGTCGACCCGTTGGGACGGTGAAGCGAGTTACCCGATACGCGGAAAGCTCGACCGTTCCGGCAAGTTTCGAAGTCTGCGTCGGCGTAGTGGTCGGCCGAGATCGATGCGGGGGCGGTAATAGCCCCAAAAGGGGAACGCGTTTCTCCGATCGGTGCGGGAGAGACGCggctcgtcgctcgtcgctcgtcgcttGCAACGATTAAAGGCTGTTTTCTCGCGGATTACAGGGAAGCCCATTGAGTTACAGCAACAACCCATCGGCGCCGCCTAGTCCGACGGGACATCCTGGTCCGCCGAACCTGACGTCGGACGGCCTCGATCAGAACTACTTCCTGAACCAGGCGCAGGCAGCCACCCTTCAGCAAGACTTTGAACAGTTTACGATGGTTAGTAAAAGGTCGAAACGTCGTTTCCGGTACACCGGAACGAGGACCCGCTTGCTCTCGATTGCTCTCGACTTGGCAACGATCcagcggctctctctctctctctctctctctctctctctctctctctttctagccTCGAACGTCGCCTCGAACGTGTTCCGCTCCGCGTTCTCAACGAAACTCGCCTTCCGAATATGCTCGTTCGACTCCCGAGATCGTTCGAATTCGTGCGCGCCGCCGTTTTGACGGCCTCGGCGCGACCCTCTCCCACGCGTCGTTTTGCGTCCAGAGTCTAGACATGTCGGCCGGAGAAACCACTCATCGCCGACCATCGTTTCCGAAACTCTCGGCTGCGCGAGAGTTTCTCGGTTCCTCTCGTCGGTACGAACGCTATCGATCGAAAGGTTCGATTCGCCGTCCGGTCGCGTTCCTCTTCGAGTCTTCGCGAACAACGATTTTGCAGCATTTCACTTCGGAAAGATTCGACGCGCCgcgagacgacgacgaacaAGCCCCCGccgtcgattcgattcgattcgatccaATTCGACTGGAAGGACGAGATTCCGCGATCCTCGTGCACGAACGATCTCGGGCCACGACCTCTATCCTAGTCGCCGGACTCGAGCCAAGTTGCTGTGATTTTCTCGATTGACAGCGCGGGACTTCGTTTCCACCAACTCCGGAACTCTAAAAGATTCTCGCCGTGACCCAGACGCCCGCCGTtgcctttttcttctcttccccGAAGAGAAAACGAACCCTTCCGCGCGTACAcccgactcgactcgactcgactcggctcTCGTCCTACAATGTCTCGTTACGCGTAACACTGAAATGTTAAGCCTTGATGTTTATCTGTTGCCCGCATCCGTCAGGATTGGCCGCAATTCGCGCAGCAGCTCATGGAACTTGGTTGGACCACGCAGATAGAGGTGAAATAATGCCCTTGTGCTAAGCTAAACTATTTCAAAGCAttcgctctctttctataCAACCGATCCCCTACCGAACCAAACAACCACCCCCGCTGAATTTTCTCCGCGAGCTCCCCCTCTCCGAATTTCTTGTTTTCGTTGCTCTCGTCTACCCTGCCAACTTCTTTCCTTGTCTCCCCCTTTCCCTCTCGTTCCGTCTGCTCGCGTTTcagcgtcgcgcgacgcggaacCCGCCGTCTCGACCGGTCGCGCGTCGTTCGGACGCTCGTTCGCGGGGTCTGCTGCTCGGTGATGCGAAATTTGCGAAGTCGACCCCGCGGTTTGCTACGGATATTCGGGAAAAACGGGCCGCGAGGACCGTAACCTCGCTTACACAAGCCCACAGGAATCGGTGCGCTTTTACCGGGACAAACGTCCACCGCTTCGTCGCCAATTACGCGaaactgctgctgctgctgctgctactacACATCCATACCCTTTGCGGATTCAATCTTTGGACTCGGTTACCGATCATTCGTCGCAACGAATGGCCAGCTGGACTGCGGTCGCGTATTCGGTCGCGTACTCTAGTACCCCGAGATCGAGACAAAGACGGTGGCGATACGATGTTCGCGCATTGCGAATCGATGCAGCGAACCGGGCGACCACACGAGAGACCAAGAAgatcgtttcttttttggCCGACAGGGTAGAGCCACGACAAGGAGAACCGGCCGGGCAATAGGAAAGCGGTAACAGGCAACGCGAACCCGAAACCGATCCTTTTGCCAATAAAAGCGGCCACCGGTCGGCCGATTCGCCTTTTGTTTCTCCGCTTCCCTTGTTTTCTTCCACCCCGTAGCGCCAGCCAGCATCTACGGGCCGCCTCCTTGGTCCGCGTTCGGTCCACGCTCTCGGTCCGTGCTCGGTCCACTCTGGATACTCGTATACTCGCGTTCAACCCTGAAATTCGAAACAAACGGAGCGAAGACCACCAGAGGTAATCGCCGCGGTGCAATTGAGCGTGAATCTGCCTGGCCGCGGTTCATTCCCCGCTCCTCCTCCAATTTGATCGAGCCCCCCTGGATATCCAGCCACGCCGACACCCTCTCTCGTCTATCGGAAACCGGAATGGCGGcccgtcgacgcgacgcgacgcgacgcgacgcccaCCGCAGCCGCGCGCCATGCCACCACGCTGCGCCACGCCGTCGGCGTTTGTTCGCTCGGTCTTATcttctcgtttttcttttcttctcttacTTCAGATGGACACCCCCGTACCGACCAACACGATCGGATCGTACATCGGATCGCCGAACCATACCACGACCTACGCGCAGGTGAGCATGTCCTCCTTTATAGTTAGACGATAGAGTTGGACGATATTGCCAAGAATTATAAACATTGGTGGAGGATGCCAGTGTTCTCGGTTAAGCGAGGTAAAAAAATGTCGATGGCTTAGCGCGACTCCCACGCGAGTCGTCGCCGTTATTACGATTATAGCTTGCAGGGATCTTAAAAGGAGAACGAGGCACAGAGAATCTCGCAGAATTTCAATCTCGTTTGCGTTACTTTTAACCTGCTATGACTATTAATAAAGGAAATCTTGGAAGGCGAACGAAGCAGAAACTTCCATGGAATTTGTACACCTGCTGCACACTGCGACCGTTAAGCGAGAGATTAAAGCCGCGCTTGGGATTTCCTcgatgagaaaataatttctcggtCGAGCTTCTTTCTCCGTAAACGTCGATTTCTCCTCTTCGCGTCTTCGCGTCTTCGCGTCTTCGCGTCTTCTTGCCTCCTCGCCTTCTTCTCGCCTTCGATTAACCGGATCCCGTCGGATCTCCgcggaattaattcgaatagtTGATCTTCCAGGTCGCTTTCATCGCTTATTATCGAAATATGAAACGGATCAATATTTCACATTGCCCGCGACCAACTCTTCTTGTCGCCGGAACGGGAGCCGCAGCTTCCCGCGTGCCGACTTACCGGTGCGCTTCGTATCGGGAACAATCTGATCCGACATGTCCGAATTTTGTTTTTGCAGAACGACGTAATAAATGTCGGAGGTGAATTGGGAAGCGGAGACGCTGGTTACTTCAGCACGAGCCCGCAAATGGCGTATCAGCCTACGACACCCAACTCGACCAACACTACCACCACGCAGCAGCTCACGCCGCAGACACCAAACACGCCGACGATCATCCTTACCGGTGGGTTCCCCGCGATCGGGGGGTTCCGCGGATATAAAAGGGGGCAACTACATACTCTCGATTGTACATGCTTCTCGATTACTCGGAGCCGGATTCGGACTCGGCTCGAAGGAATCGAGAAGGAAGGAGAGACCGCCCTCGCCGATGCGAAACAATGCGAAACAATGCGAAACGAAACGCATGTACATTGGCGAATAGACGTAACCGTTTGGCCAATATTGTTGCAGACTTTTCGGGCGCAGACGATCCCGAGTTCGTCAAGGACCTCGGGACGGCGATGATGGGCGACTTCGACCCGGATCTCTTCCCGTCGGACGACGCTCTGAGGCAGGGCCTCGACCCCATCGACGTCGATGGTCTTCAAATGCTCACCGACCCGAACATGGTCATATCCGATCCCAGCGCCGAGGCCCACTTTAGGCTAGATCGACTTTAAGGCGAGATCACTTTACTCATTCGCGAATCGCGCGCCGACTATATTACGTAGGGAAATACAAATTCTGATCTGTCCTGGGTGTCGCGAGAAAATCGATTCCGTGGGCCACCATTTCAGTAGAAAcgggtcgcgtcgcggcgctgcGAGGCTCGATGGTCGGATCGCCGTCGTCGAGGAAACCCCCGGCAGGAACCGGTCTCCGATAAAAGGTCACGCTAGAACCAGTTCGGCCGGGTGAATCTCCTCCGATCGTTCGTCGATTaaaaacgatcgatcgaaaagCTCGCGCGATTCGTCCCAGAGAACGTCGTCAAAATCGTTCCCTTCGCGAGAACGGAACGAAGCTGGAAACCGGTTCCCGCTGGACGCGTCCGGTCGGCGACCAGACCCGTTCGTGATAAATCGTTGATTGAGGATTAAGTAATACAAatctttattaaccctttttttattttatactacttTGTACATTGTATCATGTATGATCTCTAAGAAGCACAAAACAAAATGTCTACTGATTTATACATGCTTTTGTCATATACGATTCTAGTAAGATAAAAATCGATCTACCGTTTAGGtgagaaaaacagaaattaacgTTTAGCGAAAaacgacgaacgaacgagaagTGTAATAAACGAATTGCGAGAAAACGTAAGCCGGAGCGCGTACGCGGTCTcggtcgtcgccgtcgtcacGCTCTTCGACGAATGTCGGGCGTcgagcgacgagcgacgagcgacgagaCCGGGAGCGCACTATACTCGATCACAAGGGGCCGAGGATCGTAGAGCACGGGGGACGACGAGTTTGGACAAATTCAGACAGATACGGACTAATTCGGATACCGAcgcgagagagaagggagaCGCATTTCGACGATCGCTATATGCCGCAAACATTGGTCGCTAGGTCGCCTCGGAGTTAGTTTGATCCTTCCTTCGTCGAGACCAATTATTCCGTTCATTCCTCAACAACCGACGTCCAACCGCGTTCCGCAACCGCAAAATTCCCAAGCGAGGACATCGAGACGAATTTTAAACGTAGTACTCTTTTCTAGCCACAAACCTTGAAACGGTTTCGCGATAACGTTGTCGCCCAACGgaattcgatcgaatcgatatCGACAGTTAAAATTCCAAGCTAGAGATTCGCGGGACATTGACCAGAGTTCCCGAGATTGTTCTCACTGGGAAGCGAGCAGCGAAATTCGAGCGCATCGAGCAAAATTCATCCGAGATTGGAACCGTCGCTCTCGCCACGGTGATCCTTATCGCGGGTCGAGTTTCGG contains:
- the Crtc gene encoding CREB-regulated transcription coactivator isoform X4, whose translation is MANPRKFSDKIALHKQKEAQERAAFEAIMREVSDVTSRVASASSSVAASPTGSSGVLETPLSVQSAGGSPPQSNGKHLYINLVNQFRAGGSLPNVNNNANCGNDAKEHASTHTAALPNDLQTALSNLEEMQQNMVYRNNDRSKNMGVGPMRARPMEKRHDTSPYSGVSYLSPPTPDTTWRRTYSDSALHQSANEACQSTTTISHRRDQHAMSGSGSDNPDLHHGFMQRPRSSCEMPRVPGINIYPSSQPPGQQIPIGNNTGSLPDLSNVNFTSPLHTPLDQEDHSSNTPFSNNHLSVPVNSRFLHKCKGVALENSTSTSQQDPQSYSQQPVPPPPPTATSHSPAGHYIYQQPHSPVPPQSPKSSQSQQQQHNLGSYRSSQQVNRPSPQSSPSLTVQGSPLSYSNNPSAPPSPTGHPGPPNLTSDGLDQNYFLNQAQAATLQQDFEQFTMNDVINVGGELGSGDAGYFSTSPQMAYQPTTPNSTNTTTTQQLTPQTPNTPTIILTDFSGADDPEFVKDLGTAMMGDFDPDLFPSDDALRQGLDPIDVDGLQMLTDPNMVISDPSAEAHFRLDRL
- the Crtc gene encoding CREB-regulated transcription coactivator isoform X3 — its product is MANPRKFSDKIALHKQKEAQERAAFEAIMREVSDVTSRVASASSSVAASPTGSSGVLETPLSVQSAGGSPPQSNGKHLYINLVNQFRAGGSLPNVNNNANCGNDAKEHASTHTAALPNDLQTALSNLEEMQQNMVYRNNDRSKNMGVGPMRARPMEKRHDTSPYSGVSYLSPPTPDTTWRRTYSDSALHQSANEACQSTTTISHRRDQHAMSGSGSDNPDLHHGFMQRPRSSCEMPRVPGINIYPSSQPPGQQIPIGNNTGSLPDLSNVNFTSPLHTPLDQEDHSSNTPFSNGVALENSTSTSQQDPQSYSQQPVPPPPPTATSHSPAGHYIYQQPHSPVPPQSPKSSQSQQQQHNLGSYRSSQQVNRPSPQSSPSLTVQGSPLSYSNNPSAPPSPTGHPGPPNLTSDGLDQNYFLNQAQAATLQQDFEQFTMMDTPVPTNTIGSYIGSPNHTTTYAQNDVINVGGELGSGDAGYFSTSPQMAYQPTTPNSTNTTTTQQLTPQTPNTPTIILTDFSGADDPEFVKDLGTAMMGDFDPDLFPSDDALRQGLDPIDVDGLQMLTDPNMVISDPSAEAHFRLDRL
- the Crtc gene encoding CREB-regulated transcription coactivator isoform X1, whose amino-acid sequence is MANPRKFSDKIALHKQKEAQERAAFEAIMREVSDVTSRVASASSSVAASPTGSSGVLETPLSVQSAGGSPPQSNGKHLYINLVNQFRAGGSLPNVNNNANCGNDAKEHASTHTAALPNDLQTALSNLEEMQQNMVYRNNDRSKNMGVGPMRARPMEKRHDTSPYSGVSYLSPPTPDTTWRRTYSDSALHQSANEACQSTTTISHRRDQHAMSGSGSDNPDLHHGFMQRPRSSCEMPRVPGINIYPSSQPPGQQIPIGNNTGSLPDLSNVNFTSPLHTPLDQEDHSSNTPFSNNHLSVPVNSRFLHKCKGVALENSTSTSQQDPQSYSQQPVPPPPPTATSHSPAGHYIYQQPHSPVPPQSPKSSQSQQQQHNLGSYRSSQQVNRPSPQSSPSLTVQGSPLSYSNNPSAPPSPTGHPGPPNLTSDGLDQNYFLNQAQAATLQQDFEQFTMMDTPVPTNTIGSYIGSPNHTTTYAQNDVINVGGELGSGDAGYFSTSPQMAYQPTTPNSTNTTTTQQLTPQTPNTPTIILTDFSGADDPEFVKDLGTAMMGDFDPDLFPSDDALRQGLDPIDVDGLQMLTDPNMVISDPSAEAHFRLDRL
- the Crtc gene encoding CREB-regulated transcription coactivator isoform X5, coding for MANPRKFSDKIALHKQKEAQERAAFEAIMREVSDVTSRTALSNLEEMQQNMVYRNNDRSKNMGVGPMRARPMEKRHDTSPYSGVSYLSPPTPDTTWRRTYSDSALHQSANEACQSTTTISHRRDQHAMSGSGSDNPDLHHGFMQRPRSSCEMPRVPGINIYPSSQPPGQQIPIGNNTGSLPDLSNVNFTSPLHTPLDQEDHSSNTPFSNNHLSVPVNSRFLHKCKGVALENSTSTSQQDPQSYSQQPVPPPPPTATSHSPAGHYIYQQPHSPVPPQSPKSSQSQQQQHNLGSYRSSQQVNRPSPQSSPSLTVQGSPLSYSNNPSAPPSPTGHPGPPNLTSDGLDQNYFLNQAQAATLQQDFEQFTMMDTPVPTNTIGSYIGSPNHTTTYAQNDVINVGGELGSGDAGYFSTSPQMAYQPTTPNSTNTTTTQQLTPQTPNTPTIILTDFSGADDPEFVKDLGTAMMGDFDPDLFPSDDALRQGLDPIDVDGLQMLTDPNMVISDPSAEAHFRLDRL
- the Crtc gene encoding CREB-regulated transcription coactivator isoform X2; the protein is MANPRKFSDKIALHKQKEAQERAAFEAIMREVSDVTSRVASASSSVAASPTGSSGVLETPLSVQSAGGSPPQSNGKHLYINLVNQFRAGGSLPNVNNNANCGNDAKEHASTHTAALPNDLQTALSNLEEMQQNMVYRNNDRSKNMGVGPMRARPMEKRHDTSPYSGVSYLSPPTPDTTWRRTYSDSALHQSANEACQSTTTISHRRDQHAMSGSGSDNPDLHHGFMQRPRSSCEMPRVPGINIYPSSQPPGQQIPIGNNTGSLPDLSNVNFTSPLHTPLDQEDHSSNTPFSNNHLSVPVNSRFLHKCKGVALENSTSTSQQDPQSYSQQPVPPPPPTATSHSPAGHYIYQQPHSPVPPQSPSSQSQQQQHNLGSYRSSQQVNRPSPQSSPSLTVQGSPLSYSNNPSAPPSPTGHPGPPNLTSDGLDQNYFLNQAQAATLQQDFEQFTMMDTPVPTNTIGSYIGSPNHTTTYAQNDVINVGGELGSGDAGYFSTSPQMAYQPTTPNSTNTTTTQQLTPQTPNTPTIILTDFSGADDPEFVKDLGTAMMGDFDPDLFPSDDALRQGLDPIDVDGLQMLTDPNMVISDPSAEAHFRLDRL